A region of Moorena producens PAL-8-15-08-1 DNA encodes the following proteins:
- a CDS encoding linear amide C-N hydrolase, which yields MHFIVRTLKALLICGLIINLVFLSDAQACTRAIHASYTEDVTPTYAVTGRSMDWYEDSKSNLWMFPAGMERDGVVGKNSVEWKSKYGTVIAAAYDTATIDGLNDQGLMANMLFLAEADFGERDTSREGISWSAYIQYILDNFATVQEAVSALENDELQVVSSPLPSDSGISYPATVHFSISDALGDSAIFEHVEGKLVIHHGKEFVVMTNSPIYDEQIALNAYWESVGGDAMLPGTDRAADRYVRASYYLKNLPTPQSDRETVANVMSVIRNASAPFQELTNPEEPNISSTIWRTAANHLSNVYYFESTLSPNVIWVELTEDDLKQGPPVKKLELSGNYDLVGNVTGDFIEAEEFKFTGPCDEGIPIEDLPSFCFVRYHPRISARKNRP from the coding sequence ATGCACTTCATTGTGCGAACTCTCAAAGCATTATTGATCTGTGGGTTAATCATAAATCTGGTTTTTTTGAGTGATGCTCAAGCATGTACAAGGGCTATTCATGCGTCTTATACAGAAGACGTCACACCGACCTATGCTGTCACTGGCCGCAGTATGGATTGGTATGAAGACTCTAAATCTAATCTATGGATGTTTCCGGCTGGAATGGAGCGAGATGGGGTAGTAGGTAAGAATTCTGTTGAGTGGAAGTCAAAATATGGAACTGTGATCGCTGCTGCCTACGATACAGCTACTATTGATGGGTTGAATGACCAAGGCTTGATGGCAAATATGCTGTTTCTTGCCGAAGCAGATTTCGGCGAGCGTGACACCTCCCGTGAGGGAATATCATGGTCAGCATATATTCAGTATATTTTGGACAATTTTGCAACGGTTCAGGAAGCCGTAAGTGCATTGGAGAACGATGAGTTACAAGTCGTTTCCTCACCGCTTCCTAGCGACAGCGGTATCAGCTATCCCGCTACAGTCCATTTTTCTATTTCAGATGCACTGGGTGACTCGGCTATCTTTGAACACGTCGAAGGCAAGCTGGTTATTCACCATGGAAAGGAATTTGTGGTGATGACCAACTCTCCTATCTACGATGAGCAAATAGCACTCAATGCTTATTGGGAATCAGTAGGTGGCGATGCTATGCTACCTGGAACAGACCGAGCAGCTGACAGGTATGTACGAGCGAGCTATTACCTAAAAAATCTACCTACTCCTCAGTCCGACAGAGAAACAGTGGCCAATGTAATGTCGGTCATTCGCAATGCATCAGCTCCATTCCAAGAATTAACTAATCCAGAAGAACCCAATATTTCCTCTACCATTTGGCGAACAGCAGCAAATCACCTTAGCAACGTTTATTACTTTGAATCAACTTTATCCCCCAATGTTATTTGGGTCGAGCTGACAGAAGATGACTTGAAACAAGGACCACCAGTCAAGAAGTTGGAACTCTCAGGAAACTATGATCTAGTCGGTAATGTTACTGGTGATTTTATTGAAGCAGAGGAATTCAAGTTTACTGGCCCCTGCGATGAGGGAATTCCAATTGAGGACCTTCCAAGTTTCTGCTTTGTCCGGTACCATCCCAGGATAAGCGCAAGAAAAAATCGCCCATAA
- a CDS encoding PEP-CTERM sorting domain-containing protein (PEP-CTERM proteins occur, often in large numbers, in the proteomes of bacteria that also encode an exosortase, a predicted intramembrane cysteine proteinase. The presence of a PEP-CTERM domain at a protein's C-terminus predicts cleavage within the sorting domain, followed by covalent anchoring to some some component of the (usually Gram-negative) cell surface. Many PEP-CTERM proteins exhibit an unusual sequence composition that includes large numbers of potential glycosylation sites. Expression of one such protein has been shown restore the ability of a bacterium to form floc, a type of biofilm.), translating to MTNILKKLSFVATSAVLGFTVIHANPVNAASIIYDLEVSIDSGFLDGETYSGFFEFDDSGLTGIDEEFLSVSNISFDFDGVNYTETDGLSDPEAVFFDGDFLGLSWSDDEFSFIAGFFELSEALFTYDLPQGAGAGDIAYTLRPDTPVASTPEPTAVFSLLALGATGCSGVLKKRK from the coding sequence ATGACTAACATTTTAAAAAAGTTATCTTTCGTTGCCACAAGTGCAGTTCTTGGCTTCACTGTCATTCATGCTAATCCTGTTAATGCAGCTTCCATAATTTATGATTTGGAAGTTAGTATAGATTCGGGTTTTTTAGATGGTGAAACCTACTCTGGATTTTTTGAGTTTGATGATTCAGGATTAACGGGAATAGATGAAGAATTTTTATCAGTCTCCAATATCAGTTTTGACTTTGATGGTGTTAACTACACTGAAACTGATGGTTTATCCGATCCTGAAGCTGTATTTTTCGATGGTGATTTCTTAGGGTTGAGTTGGTCAGATGATGAATTCTCTTTTATAGCTGGTTTCTTTGAGCTTAGTGAAGCTTTATTTACATACGATCTTCCTCAAGGAGCTGGTGCAGGAGACATTGCATACACTTTACGTCCAGATACCCCAGTAGCATCTACACCTGAACCAACTGCTGTTTTTAGTTTGTTAGCTTTGGGTGCTACAGGTTGCAGTGGTGTTTTGAAAAAGAGAAAGTAA
- the psbQ gene encoding photosystem II protein PsbQ, whose protein sequence is MASEQTMMMRSYRSILTVILAMVMTFLVSCGSPSATTAPTYTPEKIAQIQTSATRVLELREKMPVLEANIQDENWVDVSSFIHGPLGDLGLSSNYLSGQLLPKDQKAAKEAAEELLKSLVKIDEASVERNSQLALKNYEAALKNFDDFLELIPTS, encoded by the coding sequence TTGGCTAGCGAACAAACAATGATGATGAGAAGTTATCGGTCTATTCTGACTGTGATTCTGGCAATGGTGATGACCTTTTTGGTCAGCTGTGGTAGCCCAAGTGCAACCACAGCTCCTACCTACACCCCTGAAAAAATTGCCCAAATCCAGACAAGTGCTACTAGAGTGCTTGAGCTTCGCGAGAAAATGCCAGTTCTCGAAGCCAACATTCAAGACGAAAACTGGGTAGATGTCAGTTCATTTATCCATGGTCCGTTAGGAGATCTAGGGCTCAGCAGTAACTATCTGAGTGGTCAACTCCTTCCCAAAGACCAGAAAGCTGCCAAGGAAGCGGCTGAAGAATTGTTGAAATCTTTGGTGAAAATTGACGAGGCTTCTGTAGAGCGCAACTCCCAGCTAGCACTCAAAAACTACGAAGCAGCGCTGAAAAACTTTGATGACTTTTTGGAACTCATTCCCACTAGTTAG
- the bcmE gene encoding thiamine pyridinylase — translation MASISPRYSTATTRQSLRLLPATDSQQVQQEVIDFENLIDPRGKKGAKYVVMEKLINVSLTLIFFLAISLLGIGEALATELHVALYPYVPRLEQFQTAIQAEWDLVEPNVPLNFFPSEDWDGGYSKNPPENADVYVFDAMFFDYFRNQNWLEPIQASEIDNLEDFVDYAIDGVKVGEEYYAIPQLGCANILFYHKNDAPIANATKLDEIQNALGSCTYTSEIPPDIRGMMLDMSGATTNATLYLDIAHSLTGQYPFPLPENESQLNFQAIENMQELLGMASYENATDSMEPKQQPYQQAEWFSNGWGRAFMGYTEAISNMSENTRQNIGFKVMPLSDQDQSYPEVFYGDVIGVNTTTKERGTRDLAVKLANTMAASTTIIASIGADASHPYPQYLMATRPSVFQTLEESFPLYGDMFRLIQGQNIIMFKVNDQSRSWLETMKKKIRDQARQNYSGGCDYPAIKTIINKNYYQ, via the coding sequence TTGGCTTCGATTTCCCCGCGTTACTCAACTGCAACAACTCGGCAATCCTTGCGACTGCTGCCTGCTACTGATTCTCAACAAGTTCAGCAGGAAGTGATCGATTTTGAGAACCTGATTGATCCGCGAGGGAAAAAAGGGGCTAAATATGTAGTGATGGAAAAACTAATTAATGTCAGCTTGACGCTAATTTTCTTCTTGGCTATCAGTCTCCTAGGAATAGGAGAAGCATTGGCTACAGAGCTTCATGTTGCACTGTATCCATATGTTCCTCGGCTTGAGCAATTCCAAACAGCAATACAAGCTGAATGGGATTTGGTTGAACCAAACGTTCCCTTGAATTTCTTTCCTTCGGAGGATTGGGATGGGGGTTACTCGAAGAATCCTCCTGAAAATGCAGATGTTTATGTATTCGATGCCATGTTTTTCGACTACTTTCGCAATCAAAACTGGCTCGAACCGATACAGGCTAGTGAAATCGACAACTTGGAGGACTTCGTTGACTACGCAATAGATGGGGTTAAGGTAGGTGAGGAGTATTACGCAATTCCCCAGCTTGGCTGTGCAAATATATTGTTCTATCACAAAAACGATGCACCAATTGCCAATGCAACGAAACTAGATGAAATTCAGAATGCTTTGGGTTCATGCACCTATACCAGCGAGATTCCCCCCGATATTCGGGGCATGATGCTTGATATGTCTGGTGCCACGACAAATGCTACTCTTTACCTAGACATTGCCCATAGCTTGACTGGACAATATCCCTTCCCATTGCCTGAGAATGAATCGCAACTTAACTTCCAGGCGATAGAAAACATGCAAGAGTTGCTAGGGATGGCAAGCTATGAGAATGCAACCGATTCTATGGAGCCCAAGCAGCAGCCCTACCAGCAGGCAGAGTGGTTTAGTAATGGTTGGGGACGTGCATTCATGGGCTATACAGAAGCGATATCAAACATGAGTGAAAACACAAGGCAAAACATTGGCTTCAAGGTCATGCCGTTATCAGATCAAGATCAATCCTATCCAGAAGTTTTCTATGGTGATGTGATTGGTGTAAATACTACAACTAAAGAGAGGGGGACACGTGACCTAGCTGTAAAGCTAGCTAATACGATGGCAGCCTCCACAACGATTATTGCAAGTATTGGAGCAGATGCAAGTCATCCCTATCCCCAGTATCTTATGGCCACTCGTCCCAGCGTATTCCAGACTCTTGAGGAATCGTTTCCCCTTTATGGTGATATGTTTCGGCTGATCCAAGGTCAGAATATTATTATGTTCAAGGTGAATGATCAAAGCCGTAGCTGGCTAGAGACAATGAAGAAAAAGATTCGTGATCAAGCTAGGCAGAATTATTCTGGCGGCTGTGATTATCCAGCTATCAAAACTATTATCAATAAAAACTATTATCAATAA
- a CDS encoding XisI protein yields MEKVAQYRQYVQTLLNDYAKDDVSNDEVEVQLIFDTVRDHYQWMNVGWEDLNRIYRSIVHLDIKDGKIWLQQNLTDLNPAEELVEMGVPRDDIVLGLQAPYKRPYTDYGVA; encoded by the coding sequence ATGGAGAAAGTAGCTCAATACCGCCAGTACGTTCAAACATTACTGAACGACTACGCCAAGGATGATGTTTCAAATGATGAGGTGGAAGTACAACTCATTTTTGATACTGTTCGGGATCATTACCAGTGGATGAATGTGGGTTGGGAAGATTTGAATCGAATTTACCGTTCTATAGTTCATTTAGATATCAAAGACGGAAAAATTTGGCTCCAGCAAAATCTGACAGATCTCAATCCTGCTGAGGAGTTAGTTGAGATGGGCGTTCCAAGAGACGATATTGTATTGGGTTTACAGGCTCCTTATAAACGTCCGTACACTGACTATGGTGTCGCTTGA
- a CDS encoding LON peptidase substrate-binding domain-containing protein yields the protein MVSSSSIAVRELPIFPLPEVVLFPGRPLPLHIFEFRYRIMMNTILDSDRRFGVLMWDPVKQEPATIGCCAEIIHFQRLPDDRMKIVTLGQQRFRVLEYVREKPYRVGLVEWIEDQPPAKDLKPKAKEVAQLLRDVVRLSAKLTNQKIELPEDLPDLPIELSYWVASNLYGVALEQQALLETLDTEKRLERETEILTSTRNHLAARTVLKDALN from the coding sequence ATGGTATCCTCTTCCTCGATAGCTGTCAGAGAACTCCCCATATTTCCCCTACCTGAAGTCGTTTTATTTCCTGGACGCCCTCTGCCGTTACACATTTTTGAATTTCGCTACCGAATCATGATGAACACGATTTTGGATAGCGATCGCAGATTTGGTGTCTTAATGTGGGATCCTGTTAAACAGGAACCAGCTACAATTGGCTGTTGCGCTGAAATTATCCACTTTCAGCGTCTTCCCGATGACCGGATGAAAATAGTAACCTTAGGTCAGCAGCGGTTTCGGGTCTTAGAGTACGTTCGTGAAAAGCCCTATCGGGTTGGACTAGTGGAATGGATTGAAGACCAGCCACCAGCTAAAGACCTCAAACCAAAGGCAAAAGAAGTGGCACAGTTATTGCGGGATGTTGTGCGTCTTTCCGCGAAGTTGACCAACCAGAAAATTGAGCTACCAGAAGACCTGCCCGATCTACCCATTGAGTTGTCTTACTGGGTTGCTAGCAATCTGTATGGCGTAGCCTTAGAACAGCAGGCACTTTTAGAGACCCTGGACACAGAAAAACGTCTAGAACGGGAAACCGAAATTCTCACTTCTACTCGCAATCACTTAGCGGCACGTACTGTACTCAAAGATGCCTTAAATTAA
- a CDS encoding XisH family protein, protein MSAKDLFHEAVKQALQKDQWVITHDPLTFKFGNINFRADLGAERLIAAERTGEKIAVEIKSFLNPSAITDFYSALGQFLSYRLALESVEPDRSLYLAVPKDVYQTFFQYEFTQTAIQKYQVLIIVYDSAKEVIVEWRK, encoded by the coding sequence GTGTCCGCCAAAGATCTTTTCCACGAAGCTGTAAAGCAAGCGCTTCAAAAAGACCAGTGGGTGATTACTCACGATCCACTGACGTTTAAGTTTGGAAACATCAACTTCCGAGCTGATCTAGGTGCAGAGCGATTGATCGCAGCAGAACGGACAGGGGAGAAAATAGCGGTTGAGATCAAAAGCTTTTTGAATCCCTCTGCCATTACCGATTTTTACTCTGCATTGGGCCAGTTTCTCAGCTATCGTCTTGCTTTGGAGTCTGTTGAGCCAGACCGGAGTCTATATTTGGCAGTTCCAAAAGATGTTTACCAAACATTTTTCCAATACGAGTTTACTCAAACTGCGATACAAAAGTATCAGGTCTTGATAATTGTGTATGATTCAGCGAAAGAGGTGATTGTTGAATGGAGAAAGTAG
- a CDS encoding zinc ribbon domain-containing protein — protein MGVTGARVDPRGTSQTCPECQIKVKKDLRVREHKCSECSYTTHFAADRNIL, from the coding sequence GTGGGTGTTACAGGAGCGCGAGTAGACCCACGTGGAACCAGCCAGACTTGTCCTGAGTGTCAGATCAAAGTAAAGAAAGATTTGAGGGTTAGAGAACATAAATGTTCTGAATGCAGCTACACGACACATTTTGCTGCTGATCGCAACATCCTTTAA
- the cobJ gene encoding precorrin-3B C(17)-methyltransferase yields the protein MMASVFENFQPLAAIATTPTGAQILQPLCQTTGATLWVPNSLSTLEQVAVYKGSLKDHIASLWSNHRALVFCLAAGAVVRLIAPLLTDKSSDPAVVVVDQGGGFVISLCSGHQGGADQLTRLIASQLDSTPILTGAAADLGLPGVDVLGIPFGWYRGKGDWTRVSAVVARGEIVQVIQEAGSTLWQAHLRDGHPFYFGFQDDSATTESESISPKARIWISPTHQQFSPGSDLPNVQWYPRVLWLGIGCERGTSKQLIEMAIRQTCEGYGLSENAIAGIATIDLKADEVGIVQLCQERHWPLRTFPADVLRSVTVPNPSDVVAAEVGTPSVAEAAALYSAQELKVSKLFANVGQKPMLPEQPLLVPKQIVKSANQVGAVTVAIAQSPVEYTGRIGKLLLVGIGPGNLEQITPAAKTAISSADAVIGYSLYINLIASLRRPGQIIEALPITQETQRAKRAIELAEWGLTVAVVSSGDCGIYGMAGLVLEELRSRGWDGKTPQVQVFPGITALQAAASRVGAPLMHDFCAISLSDLLTPWDVIEKRLEASAAADFVTALYNPRSRNRTEQIAITQRIFLKHRKPDTPVAIVVSAYREDEKITLTTLDKMLEIPIDMLTMVLIGNQSTDIHQDWMITPRGYQV from the coding sequence ATGATGGCATCGGTTTTTGAAAATTTCCAACCCCTAGCTGCGATCGCTACCACTCCTACTGGGGCTCAAATCCTGCAACCCCTCTGTCAAACTACTGGTGCAACCCTTTGGGTACCGAATTCTCTGAGCACCCTAGAACAGGTTGCTGTCTACAAGGGTTCCCTCAAAGACCACATTGCCTCCCTTTGGTCCAACCACCGTGCCTTGGTGTTTTGTTTGGCAGCGGGAGCAGTGGTGCGCTTAATTGCTCCTTTGTTAACCGATAAATCCAGTGATCCAGCGGTGGTGGTGGTTGATCAAGGGGGAGGTTTTGTAATTAGTTTGTGTAGTGGTCATCAAGGGGGAGCAGATCAACTGACACGGTTAATTGCTTCCCAACTCGACTCAACGCCTATTTTAACGGGAGCAGCAGCGGATTTAGGTCTACCTGGAGTTGATGTCTTAGGTATTCCCTTTGGCTGGTATCGGGGAAAAGGGGATTGGACTAGAGTCAGTGCTGTGGTTGCCCGTGGGGAAATAGTACAGGTAATTCAAGAGGCTGGTTCCACTCTTTGGCAAGCTCATCTTAGAGATGGACATCCTTTCTATTTCGGATTTCAAGACGATAGCGCTACAACTGAATCCGAGTCTATCTCACCTAAAGCCAGGATTTGGATTAGTCCCACCCACCAGCAATTTTCTCCAGGATCGGATTTACCAAACGTCCAGTGGTATCCACGGGTACTGTGGCTGGGAATTGGTTGTGAGCGAGGGACATCGAAGCAGTTGATTGAAATGGCGATTCGGCAGACCTGTGAGGGTTATGGTTTATCAGAAAATGCGATCGCAGGAATTGCGACTATTGACCTGAAAGCCGATGAAGTCGGCATAGTCCAATTGTGCCAAGAGCGCCATTGGCCCTTACGCACTTTCCCAGCGGACGTACTCCGTTCCGTAACTGTACCCAACCCATCGGATGTAGTGGCGGCAGAAGTTGGTACTCCTAGCGTTGCCGAAGCAGCAGCTCTGTATAGCGCTCAAGAGTTGAAAGTTAGCAAGTTGTTCGCGAACGTTGGCCAAAAGCCCATGCTTCCCGAACAACCCTTATTAGTTCCCAAACAAATAGTTAAATCAGCGAATCAAGTAGGAGCAGTAACTGTAGCGATTGCTCAATCCCCAGTAGAATACACTGGACGTATTGGGAAACTGTTGCTAGTGGGTATCGGTCCGGGAAATCTTGAGCAAATAACCCCAGCAGCTAAAACAGCTATATCCAGCGCTGATGCTGTGATTGGTTACTCCCTCTATATCAATTTAATTGCAAGCTTGCGACGTCCAGGACAAATTATCGAAGCATTACCGATTACCCAAGAAACCCAACGAGCAAAACGTGCCATTGAACTAGCTGAGTGGGGATTAACGGTAGCAGTAGTTTCCTCTGGTGACTGCGGTATCTATGGTATGGCAGGGTTAGTCCTAGAAGAATTGCGCTCTAGGGGCTGGGATGGTAAGACACCCCAGGTGCAAGTATTTCCTGGTATTACAGCCTTACAAGCTGCTGCCTCTCGTGTGGGAGCACCCCTGATGCATGATTTTTGTGCCATTAGTTTGAGTGACCTATTGACCCCTTGGGACGTAATCGAAAAGCGTCTAGAAGCCTCAGCCGCAGCAGATTTTGTGACTGCGTTGTACAATCCGCGATCGCGTAATCGGACTGAACAGATTGCGATCACACAACGGATATTTCTCAAGCATCGTAAACCTGATACTCCTGTAGCCATTGTGGTTTCCGCCTATCGAGAGGATGAAAAAATCACTCTCACAACTCTTGACAAAATGCTAGAAATACCGATTGATATGCTGACTATGGTGCTGATTGGTAATCAAAGCACTGATATTCATCAGGATTGGATGATTACACCAAGGGGATATCAGGTTTAA
- a CDS encoding NAD(P)/FAD-dependent oxidoreductase, which translates to MSKVAIIGCGIVGAAIAYELSRVNGLSITVLDQHLPAQGSTGAALGVLMGAISKKVKGRAWQLRQASIQRYQSLIPELEALTGYQIPVNRNGILKLCLPGEDLASWEKLVETRLSQGWQLEIWDVPQVKHRCPQLSQDKFIAGIYSPQDLQIDPTALTQVLVAGAEANGVRFNFGITVKGFESIGSDLNNSLNCSQIYTDAGTLEIDWLVVAAGLGSSGLIKMLQAPDLQVTQALPLTLKPVLGQGVKLRLPQPMGYEDFQPVITRDDVHILPVGKQDYWVGATVEFPDDAGNVEAQPGLLEVVRQNAIAYCPPLATAEIIHTWYGLRPRPEGRPAPVIDQLPGYNNVWLATGHYRNGVLLAPATAQLIRIGIIGSGK; encoded by the coding sequence GTGAGTAAAGTCGCTATTATTGGATGCGGTATCGTTGGAGCAGCGATCGCATATGAACTTAGTCGGGTAAATGGGCTAAGTATCACTGTGCTCGACCAGCATCTGCCAGCACAAGGATCTACTGGTGCTGCTTTAGGGGTACTGATGGGTGCCATTAGTAAGAAAGTCAAGGGTAGGGCGTGGCAGCTGCGCCAAGCCAGTATCCAGCGCTATCAGAGCCTGATTCCTGAATTAGAGGCACTCACGGGATACCAGATTCCAGTCAATCGCAACGGTATCTTGAAGCTGTGTTTGCCTGGAGAGGACTTAGCGTCTTGGGAAAAACTAGTAGAAACTCGCCTCTCCCAAGGTTGGCAATTAGAAATTTGGGATGTTCCCCAAGTTAAGCACCGTTGCCCTCAGCTAAGTCAAGATAAATTTATTGCTGGAATCTATTCTCCCCAAGACCTACAAATTGATCCAACTGCCCTAACCCAAGTATTAGTGGCTGGTGCTGAGGCCAATGGGGTTAGGTTTAATTTTGGAATCACAGTAAAAGGATTTGAATCCATAGGTTCCGATCTCAACAATTCTCTCAATTGCTCCCAAATCTATACTGATGCTGGAACCCTAGAGATAGATTGGCTAGTAGTGGCTGCTGGGTTGGGTTCATCTGGGCTGATTAAGATGCTCCAAGCACCAGACTTGCAAGTTACTCAAGCTCTACCTCTGACTCTCAAACCAGTACTGGGACAAGGAGTAAAATTGCGGCTGCCACAGCCCATGGGATATGAAGATTTTCAGCCGGTGATTACTCGTGATGATGTTCATATTTTGCCAGTAGGTAAGCAAGACTACTGGGTGGGCGCAACAGTTGAGTTTCCCGATGATGCAGGGAATGTGGAAGCACAACCAGGGTTACTGGAGGTGGTCAGACAGAATGCGATCGCATATTGCCCTCCTCTAGCCACAGCAGAGATTATCCACACATGGTACGGGTTACGCCCTCGTCCAGAAGGACGACCTGCCCCTGTCATTGATCAACTGCCTGGTTACAATAATGTTTGGTTAGCAACAGGTCATTATCGCAATGGTGTACTCCTCGCTCCGGCTACAGCACAACTAATTCGCATCGGAATAATTGGATCAGGAAAATAG
- the pheA gene encoding prephenate dehydratase, which produces MSLSIAYLGPPGTYTEAAATAYAERLQKQQGQQSLLCPYPSIGQTLQSVANQQVDLAVVPVENSIEGSVAMTLDRLWQLDQLQIQQALVLPIRHCLMSRASTIADIKTVYSHPQALAQCQGWLEQFLPSVQLVPTNSTTEALQFLDKDHNAAAIASERAAKLYTLPVLASNINDYPDNFTRFWVLSLKPSPGGSHTSLAFSPPANIPGSLSKPLQVFARRGINLSRIESRPTKRLLGEYIFFIELESDLYAPLFKAALEEIIPDQEILKIFGSYTLINVDNLTVNS; this is translated from the coding sequence ATGTCACTTTCTATTGCCTATCTCGGACCACCAGGAACTTATACAGAAGCCGCTGCCACAGCTTATGCTGAGCGACTCCAGAAACAACAGGGTCAACAATCCCTCTTGTGTCCTTATCCCAGCATTGGCCAAACCTTACAATCAGTAGCTAACCAACAAGTTGATCTAGCAGTGGTACCTGTAGAGAATTCCATTGAAGGCAGTGTCGCCATGACACTAGATCGGCTTTGGCAACTAGATCAGCTCCAAATCCAACAGGCTCTGGTTTTGCCAATCAGACATTGTCTGATGTCACGGGCATCAACCATAGCAGACATTAAAACGGTTTATTCCCATCCCCAAGCCCTGGCTCAGTGTCAGGGGTGGTTAGAGCAGTTTCTGCCATCAGTGCAACTGGTACCTACCAACTCCACTACTGAAGCGCTACAATTTTTGGACAAAGATCACAATGCAGCAGCGATCGCTTCTGAACGAGCAGCAAAGCTTTATACTCTACCAGTACTGGCATCTAACATTAATGACTATCCCGATAATTTCACTCGATTTTGGGTGCTGAGTTTAAAGCCATCTCCTGGAGGTAGTCATACCTCCTTAGCATTTAGTCCTCCTGCTAATATACCTGGATCCTTGTCTAAACCACTCCAGGTATTTGCCCGTCGAGGTATTAATTTAAGTCGGATTGAGTCTCGTCCCACCAAGCGATTACTTGGTGAGTACATATTCTTTATTGAACTGGAATCAGATCTCTATGCACCATTATTTAAAGCCGCTCTTGAGGAAATAATCCCTGATCAGGAAATCCTCAAGATTTTTGGCAGCTACACCCTCATCAATGTCGATAATTTGACTGTCAACAGTTAA
- a CDS encoding alpha/beta fold hydrolase, which produces MSISEESIEVGSWEWFYREAKAVGDSRGVPVILLHGLPSQSFCWCEIMPDLAKVGYDAIAPDWLGSGLSAKPDRLDFPYTPDAFIEALGDFLKHLEIERFSLVVQGFLASVGLQYALRHSDQIERLVILNTPVSSAAKLPSKMQQWGWPFIGDMLTQDPLLVDRTLEGGSRYRIEDNYLDLYRKPFLKSSDPGRSLVATIKNIQMNKSMAEIESGFRNWDKPTLIVWGLKDPWLPVEQAEQFANQLKNGELVKLEEAGHYPQEHWSKEISEILVPFLRRKA; this is translated from the coding sequence GTGTCAATCAGTGAAGAATCTATAGAAGTCGGGTCTTGGGAATGGTTCTATCGGGAAGCTAAAGCAGTTGGCGATAGTAGAGGAGTGCCAGTAATACTGCTTCATGGCTTACCATCCCAGAGTTTTTGCTGGTGTGAGATCATGCCAGATTTAGCTAAAGTAGGCTACGATGCGATCGCACCAGATTGGCTCGGTTCTGGATTATCCGCAAAACCCGATCGGCTTGACTTTCCCTACACACCAGATGCTTTCATTGAAGCCTTAGGCGATTTCCTTAAACACCTGGAAATCGAAAGATTTTCCTTAGTTGTCCAAGGCTTTCTCGCTTCAGTGGGTCTTCAATATGCCTTGCGTCACTCAGACCAGATTGAGCGTCTAGTGATTCTAAATACACCTGTCTCCTCTGCTGCCAAGTTACCCAGCAAGATGCAGCAATGGGGATGGCCATTCATCGGAGATATGTTAACCCAAGACCCCTTGTTAGTTGACCGAACTCTCGAAGGGGGGTCGCGCTATCGTATTGAAGACAACTATTTAGATCTCTATCGCAAACCTTTCCTGAAAAGTTCCGATCCTGGACGTTCTCTGGTAGCGACTATCAAGAATATCCAGATGAACAAGTCTATGGCAGAAATTGAATCAGGTTTCCGCAACTGGGACAAGCCAACCTTAATTGTTTGGGGACTCAAAGACCCTTGGCTTCCGGTTGAGCAAGCTGAGCAATTTGCTAATCAGCTTAAGAATGGGGAATTAGTGAAGCTGGAGGAAGCTGGACATTACCCTCAGGAGCATTGGTCGAAGGAAATTAGTGAAATCCTGGTGCCGTTTCTACGACGCAAAGCTTGA